The following are from one region of the Moritella sp. 24 genome:
- a CDS encoding thymidylate kinase, translating into MQLSDIKSMYHRHELVEAIVEPSLVANGWIVEFKSENGDIIPLTDFSGHEKCYRNLDIATATAQQVGFPTVRIDEPF; encoded by the coding sequence ATGCAACTTTCCGATATCAAAAGCATGTATCATAGACATGAATTAGTTGAGGCTATCGTTGAACCGTCACTGGTCGCAAATGGATGGATAGTAGAATTTAAATCTGAAAATGGCGATATTATTCCTTTAACCGATTTTAGTGGTCATGAAAAGTGCTACCGGAATTTAGATATCGCGACAGCCACGGCTCAACAAGTGGGTTTCCCGACAGTGAGAATTGACGAACCATTTTAA
- a CDS encoding DNA ligase has translation MFTRTLSFVVSLLALSYQQLFAADVVSHSESLVSTEDPEVLSRCPSVLNHYRISYLETQIIKHRQIYYSGQEPLLHDGEFDLLVDELALLSHCLSPVLNEIGNNNTGEGYRSQPHRQEMLSLTSVRERVLADDFYQQHQHQRLLIQPKIDGMAVELVYEKGMLVAASSRGDGQQGKDLLALMLRSNAVNSIIPYPYTLVIHGELYIEQQDWLRRNKYVSSRHMTAGIASQFSPTQADVMSLRFIPWRWVDSPYKDEVMGLAQLAMLGFTDMSKMSHSVESEQDIDDWFAYYKNSDTLLLDGVVIKLAKNELQREYGSTQSAPRWALALKFTGPKGLSNVIDITYSVGKSGRITPVVHLQPLALSGREVTKVSGRSRPWLEQAKIEIGSQVEIELVGNATPQLTRVVNSR, from the coding sequence ATGTTTACTCGAACCCTGTCATTCGTTGTTTCATTATTAGCATTAAGCTATCAGCAATTGTTTGCTGCTGATGTCGTTTCTCATTCAGAAAGCCTCGTATCAACAGAAGACCCAGAAGTACTCTCTCGTTGTCCAAGTGTACTTAATCACTATCGAATTAGTTATTTAGAAACACAGATCATCAAACATCGACAAATTTATTATTCTGGACAGGAACCGCTGTTGCATGATGGTGAATTTGATTTATTAGTAGATGAACTCGCACTGCTATCTCATTGTTTGTCTCCTGTGCTAAATGAGATCGGAAACAATAACACTGGGGAAGGTTATCGTAGCCAACCACATCGGCAGGAAATGTTGAGTTTAACGTCTGTGCGAGAGCGTGTTTTAGCGGATGATTTTTACCAGCAACATCAACATCAGCGATTACTTATTCAGCCAAAAATAGATGGTATGGCCGTTGAACTGGTATATGAAAAAGGGATGCTCGTAGCAGCATCAAGTCGTGGTGATGGCCAGCAAGGTAAAGATCTGCTTGCGCTGATGTTACGCAGTAACGCGGTGAATAGTATCATTCCTTATCCTTATACCTTAGTGATTCATGGTGAACTATATATTGAGCAGCAAGATTGGTTACGACGTAATAAATATGTGTCATCACGGCATATGACCGCAGGGATCGCGAGTCAATTCTCACCCACACAAGCTGATGTAATGAGTTTGCGATTTATACCTTGGCGTTGGGTTGACTCACCTTATAAAGATGAAGTGATGGGGTTAGCGCAATTAGCCATGCTAGGTTTCACTGATATGTCGAAAATGAGTCATTCAGTAGAAAGCGAACAAGATATTGATGATTGGTTCGCCTATTATAAAAATAGTGACACATTATTACTTGATGGCGTAGTCATTAAATTAGCCAAGAATGAATTGCAACGTGAGTATGGTAGTACCCAGAGCGCCCCACGTTGGGCGCTCGCATTAAAATTCACCGGGCCTAAGGGACTGAGTAATGTGATTGATATTACGTATAGCGTGGGAAAAAGCGGTCGTATTACTCCGGTGGTTCATTTACAGCCCTTGGCACTCTCTGGACGAGAAGTCACCAAGGTTTCAGGACGTTCACGGCCATGGTTAGAACAAGCTAAAATTGAAATTGGCAGTCAGGTCGAAATTGAGTTGGTCGGCAATGCAACACCGCAATTAACCCGAGTCGTGAACAGCCGCTAG
- the leuS gene encoding leucine--tRNA ligase: protein MQEQYTPSSIEPQVQQHWQENKTFEVQNDENKEKFYCLSMFPYPSGRLHMGHVRNYTIGDVIARFQRMQGKNVLQPIGWDAFGLPAENAAIKNNTAPAPWTYENIDYMKGQLTSLGFGYDWNREIATCTPEYYRWEQEFFTKLYSKGLVYKKTSSVNWCPNDETVLANEQVNDGCCWRCDTPVEQKEIPQWFIKITEYADELLSSIDELDGWPEQVKTMQRNWIGRSEGVELDFAVEGQSDELSKLSVYTTRPDTVMGVTYVGIAAGHPLAEQAAQNNPELAAFNLECKNMKVAEADLEKMEKKGMATGLYAIHPLNGRKVPVYVANFVLMGYGTGAVMAVPAHDQRDYEFATKYGIDIVPVIKPADGSELDVSEVAFTEKGVLFNSGEFDGLEFGPAVDAIAAKLEANGQGTKKVNFRLRDWGVSRQRYWGAPIPMLTLEDGTMVPTPADQLPVILPEDVKMDGIQSPIKADKEWAKTTFNGQPALRETDTFDTFMESSWYYARYCSATSETEMLNREDANHWLPVDQYVGGIEHACMHLLYARFFHKLLRDEQMVDSNEPFKRLLCQGMVLADAYYYTNENGGRVWVSPLDVTVERDEKGQPTKYIDNEGNELVYTGMTKMSKSKNNGIDPQTMIERFGADTVRLFMMFAAPADQTLEWQDSAVEGAHRFLRRIWTLAYSHISKGEVADLDVAALNGKQKELRRELHKTIAKVSDDIERRQTFNTAIASVMELMNKLTKAPQEAEQDRALLQEALVAVIRLLAPITPHICFELWGKLGQEGNIDEALWPVADQAAMVESEKLIIVQVNGKLRAKLTVPADATRETVEALANADENVTKFTDGKTVRKVIFVPGKLLNIVAN, encoded by the coding sequence ATGCAAGAACAATATACTCCAAGCAGTATCGAACCTCAGGTTCAACAACACTGGCAAGAAAATAAAACATTCGAAGTACAAAACGACGAAAATAAAGAAAAATTCTACTGCTTGTCTATGTTCCCATACCCAAGTGGTCGCCTGCACATGGGCCACGTACGTAACTACACGATTGGTGATGTGATCGCACGTTTCCAACGTATGCAAGGCAAAAACGTATTACAACCTATTGGTTGGGATGCATTTGGTCTACCAGCTGAAAATGCAGCAATCAAGAACAACACTGCACCTGCGCCTTGGACATATGAAAACATTGATTACATGAAAGGTCAGCTAACGTCTCTAGGCTTTGGTTATGACTGGAACCGTGAAATCGCAACATGTACACCAGAATACTACCGTTGGGAACAAGAGTTCTTCACTAAACTGTACAGCAAAGGTTTAGTTTACAAGAAGACGTCATCAGTTAACTGGTGCCCGAACGATGAAACAGTACTGGCTAACGAACAAGTAAATGACGGCTGCTGCTGGCGTTGTGACACCCCTGTAGAACAAAAAGAAATTCCACAGTGGTTCATTAAAATTACAGAATACGCAGACGAGCTACTTTCATCAATTGATGAACTTGACGGCTGGCCAGAGCAAGTTAAAACAATGCAACGTAACTGGATCGGTCGCAGTGAAGGTGTTGAATTAGACTTCGCTGTTGAAGGTCAAAGTGACGAACTAAGCAAGCTATCTGTATACACAACACGTCCAGACACAGTAATGGGCGTAACGTATGTAGGTATTGCAGCAGGTCACCCTCTTGCAGAACAAGCAGCACAAAATAATCCAGAATTAGCTGCATTCAACCTTGAATGTAAAAACATGAAAGTGGCTGAAGCTGATCTAGAAAAAATGGAAAAGAAAGGCATGGCTACTGGCCTATACGCTATTCATCCATTAAATGGTCGTAAAGTACCTGTATACGTAGCTAACTTCGTATTAATGGGCTACGGCACTGGCGCTGTTATGGCGGTTCCAGCTCACGACCAACGTGACTATGAATTCGCAACAAAATACGGCATCGATATCGTACCTGTAATCAAACCTGCAGACGGTAGCGAGCTAGACGTATCAGAAGTAGCGTTCACTGAAAAAGGTGTATTGTTCAACTCTGGTGAATTTGATGGTCTAGAATTTGGCCCTGCAGTAGATGCAATCGCGGCTAAATTAGAAGCAAACGGTCAAGGCACGAAGAAAGTAAACTTCCGTCTACGTGACTGGGGTGTTTCTCGTCAACGTTACTGGGGCGCTCCAATCCCAATGCTAACGCTTGAAGATGGTACTATGGTTCCAACACCAGCTGACCAACTACCAGTTATCCTACCTGAAGATGTGAAAATGGACGGTATTCAAAGTCCAATTAAAGCAGACAAAGAGTGGGCTAAAACAACATTCAACGGTCAGCCTGCACTACGTGAAACAGATACATTTGATACCTTCATGGAATCATCTTGGTACTATGCACGTTACTGTAGCGCGACATCAGAAACTGAAATGCTTAACCGTGAAGATGCAAACCACTGGTTACCAGTAGATCAGTATGTGGGTGGTATTGAACACGCATGTATGCATTTATTATATGCACGTTTCTTCCATAAATTGCTACGTGATGAGCAAATGGTTGATAGTAACGAACCGTTCAAACGTCTACTTTGTCAAGGTATGGTACTTGCTGACGCATACTACTACACGAACGAAAATGGCGGCCGTGTTTGGGTTTCTCCATTAGATGTAACTGTTGAGCGTGACGAAAAAGGTCAACCAACTAAGTATATCGACAATGAAGGTAACGAACTTGTTTATACAGGCATGACTAAAATGTCTAAGTCTAAAAACAACGGTATCGACCCGCAAACAATGATCGAACGTTTTGGTGCTGATACAGTACGTCTATTCATGATGTTTGCAGCTCCAGCTGACCAAACGCTAGAATGGCAAGACTCAGCAGTAGAAGGCGCACACCGTTTCCTACGTCGTATCTGGACACTTGCTTACAGCCACATCAGCAAAGGCGAAGTTGCAGATCTAGACGTTGCAGCACTTAACGGCAAGCAAAAAGAACTACGTCGCGAGCTTCATAAGACAATTGCTAAGGTATCTGATGATATCGAACGTCGTCAAACGTTCAACACGGCGATTGCTTCTGTAATGGAACTAATGAACAAGCTAACTAAAGCACCTCAAGAAGCAGAGCAAGATCGCGCACTACTTCAAGAAGCATTAGTGGCTGTTATCCGTCTACTTGCACCAATCACTCCGCACATCTGTTTTGAACTGTGGGGCAAATTAGGTCAAGAAGGTAACATCGACGAAGCACTATGGCCTGTAGCAGACCAAGCTGCAATGGTAGAGTCTGAAAAACTAATCATCGTACAAGTAAACGGTAAGCTACGTGCTAAATTAACAGTACCAGCAGACGCAACTCGTGAAACAGTTGAAGCACTTGCTAACGCTGACGAAAACGTGACTAAATTTACTGATGGTAAAACAGTACGTAAAGTTATTTTCGTACCAGGTAAACTATTAAACATTGTTGCAAACTAA